The stretch of DNA GAGGCCGCCGAACGACGACATACCGAACCCGCGGAAGAGATCGTCGAACAGGCGATTGACGTCGCGGTGAAGCGACACAAGCGGATGATCGCCCCGATCGCGCTCGGCGCTGACCGGAACGGGGAGCCGGTTCTCCTGCCGGCTCCAGGGGATCAGATCACGAATAGCCATGATAGCATCTCCTTTCTGGCTAGAGAGTTTCAGCGTGGCTCGCCGCCGCTGCGGGCGGCGAGCCGGTAGCTCGGGTCAGGCCGCCTCGAGGTCTTTCTTCTTCGGGGCTTCCAGGCGATCATTGGCAGGGGAACTGCCGCCGATCTCGATCTTGCGCGGCCTCATCGCCTCGGTGACGACCCGCCGCAGATCGATTCTCAGCAAACCATTATCGAAGTCGGCGGAGGCGACTTCGACATAGTCCGCAAGCTGGAAGCGCCGTTCGAAGTCGCGGGCCGCAATGCCGCGGTGCAGATACTGCCCCTCGTCATTGTCCTCGCCGCGCTTGCCGCTGATGGTGAGCTGATTCTGCTGGGCGACCACCTCGATATCCCCGGGGCGGAAGCCCGCCACCGCAAGCGTGATGCGGTAACTGTCCTCGCCCTGGCGCGAAAGATCGAAAGGCGGATAGCCTTCGCCGCCGTCGCCGCGCAAATCGGTCTCGAGGAGATCGAACAGGCGGTCGAAGCCGACCGTGGAGCGCCGATAGGGCGCAAAATCAAAACTGCTTCTCATTTTCCAAATCCTCCAAAGTTGAGCAATTTGGGCGTGAGAAACGCCGGAGAGAGCCGGCGCTCTCATTTGACCCACCGGGCCCGGTTTCGGCACCCGGCAATAAAAAGCTAGGAAGCCGAAAATCGCTTTCAAGAGATTTTTTCTGCGATCGGACTCCGCTCAGGCGGATTGACGCGCGAGCGGCGGATCGCCGCCATATGCGATTGGTACCAAAAAGCTGCCTGACTGCAAACGGCCAGATCCTTATGATCAGGTGCCGGGCAATCCGGCCAATTCCGCCGGTGTCACGACGGGCTGACTCCGATCTTTGCGTTCCGAACAACCTGTTGTGATCACGGTCACCTCACTCGCCGCGGCTTTGGGGAATAGGAGCTATGCCACATGATCCGGCGCCTGCCGCATGGCTCAAGGGCTCGAAAAGGAATGGAAATATCTTGATGAGTTTATTCACCGCCGTCGCCATGTCGGTCGCCGCCGCCTCACCATTGGCCGCAGAACCGGCCCCCGCCGCCGCGACCGAGGCGGCGTTCACCCCGCTCGACGAGATAGAACGGGTGCGCCATGAAGGCTGCGGCATCGATCAGTTCGAGGATTTCCTTGGCTGGTACGTCAGTTCGACCACGTCGGGAGGCTGGCTGGAGCAGGTGATCTGGACCAATTATATGGTGAAAGTCGGCAAGCTCGCCGATCCTGAGGGCGCAGCCAACTGGGTCGACCGTCAGGATTATGTCGGCCAGTTCCGCATCACCTCAGCCGACTATCGCTTCAGCCGCGAAAAGGGCGCCACCGGCACCGATTTCCGTCAGGTCACGCTGAAGCGCGTCGCCGAAAAGCAATATCGCGTCGACTGGCACGGCGGTCTGGGCTTCGCGGGGGTCGAAGGCGCCGACCAGGACAAGCAGGACGGCGCTTATATTTTCGAGTTCAAAAAGGACTGCTGGTATCTGACCGAAGATTTGCGTTGACCCGCGCAATGCTTCGAACTTGATCTTTTGTCCAACCCCTTGGATGAGGTAAGTCCATGCGATACCGTCACTATCTGAACCTGATCCCGCTGCTGTTGCTCGTTCCCACGGGCACTGATGCGCGGATCATCCGGATCGACAATGCGCAAACCCTCTCCCCCGATCTGGCCAATCTCCCCGAACCTCCCGCGATCTGGCGCTATACCTGCGATGTCGAACGGGTGCTGACGCGCGGTACGATCCGACTGTCGCGTCTGTACACCGATGAGGGCAAGCTCGATGGCGGCGATTTCATGCACTGGAACCACAAGGGCTATGATCCGTCGCGCCCCGACCGTCCACTCAACGTCGAGCTTTCCTATATATGGGAACCGCAGAACCAGCCCGCGATCGCACCGCGCGAAATCAATATCCAGGTCCGCGTCGGGCTCGACACCGATCTGCCCGAGGTCGCATGGCTCCAGATCCAGCGCCCCTTCCCGGTCAAGCCCCATGGCATCATAGATAGTAGCGCGCTCTCGTCGCAGGTCTTTCCCTACGCCGCTTATGACAAGAACAATGGCCATGGCGAACTGCCGCTCGGCGACCTGCTCGCCTATGCCGAGGGCTATGACGCGCTCGATTGGGCGCTGGTCCGTCCATCCGACCGGTTGGGTGGAGACAAGGAACTCGCGCGCGGCAAGCTCGACATCGCCGCGTTTCGCGAAGCGTTGGCGGCGCTCCCCGCGCTCCGCAAGGCGCTCGCGAAGAAAAGAGCCGCACCCAAGACGCAATGCAAACGGAGCCTGTGGCCCAACCATATCCTTTACTGATCGCGGGCGCCGCAGCGTTCCGGTCCACTCAAGCCAGATAATCCAAGAAGAGGACATCGATATGAAAATTGCAGCATTTGCCGGCGTCGCCCTGCTGGCCCTTTCGGCGTGCGGCCAGAGTGGGGGACAAAGCGAGGTCCCGCCCGCCGACACCGCGGCCGCCGCCAAGTCCGAACCCAAAATCGCCCCCAGCGTGCCCGTAAGCGTTGAGGAAGCCGAGCGCGCGCCCACCGACCTCTCGTCCTATGTTGGCAAATATCCGTTCGACAAGGTCGGCGGCCACCGCTTCCTCGACAATCCGGCGGTCAAGGCGGCGATCGCCGCCGCGGTGCCCGATGCCAAGCAGCGAGCGCAGGTCAAATTCGCCGACGACGGCCTCGGCCTCCCGATCGTCAAGGTCGACGGCGGCCGCATCCTTGTCTGGGGCGGAGCCAAGCGCGCCGAGGACCGTTATAACTGGGCTGTGGTGATCGCGCCCGACGGGTCAAAGCCAGAGGTCTGCATCTATGACGGGCTCGGCTATGGTGAGGACTTCCAGTCGGCGCAATGGTTCAAACCGGGCCAGCCGGGCATCATGAAGCAGGGCACCTGCCCCTCGACCGACGAAGATTATCCCGCCGCTGAAATCGCCGCGGGATAAATGCCCGGCGCAAGGTCGTTCGCGCCGGCCG from Sphingopyxis sp. CCNWLW2 encodes:
- a CDS encoding Hsp20 family protein, whose product is MRSSFDFAPYRRSTVGFDRLFDLLETDLRGDGGEGYPPFDLSRQGEDSYRITLAVAGFRPGDIEVVAQQNQLTISGKRGEDNDEGQYLHRGIAARDFERRFQLADYVEVASADFDNGLLRIDLRRVVTEAMRPRKIEIGGSSPANDRLEAPKKKDLEAA